Proteins encoded in a region of the Triticum dicoccoides isolate Atlit2015 ecotype Zavitan chromosome 3A, WEW_v2.0, whole genome shotgun sequence genome:
- the LOC119269427 gene encoding transcription repressor OFP1-like, which yields MGRHKFRLSDMIPNAWFFKLRDMRGAVRGGGGGAASPGGASRAGRAGRAPSTPHRASYYYTPRAGDAVGSPLHPPRASDAQFPPLPLSPPRRSSKRRHRRRSVKLAPSASGSSVVSSPVSTGCRCRRKPELVVVQAPDTPPCRLDNFVGYDDSGDETLKKPTVAVLGDGGLGGKLITSATDIIIDLRTKKRPDTDRVLLPPIVTRPKPARRTPEELLDLEDKHIDTLARAAQRVTTAFSDEQSKAAKPRRSVSSSARRLKTRGNTPRVASCKKSKPPAPSPAPAREKTPPLAESFAVVKTSRDPRRDFRESMEEMIAENGIRTAADLEDLLACYLSLNAAEYHDLIVDVFEHIWAGLADISM from the coding sequence ATGGGGAGGCACAAGTTCCGGCTGTCGGACATGATCCCCAACGCGTGGTTCTTCAAGCTGCGCGACATGCGCGGCGCTGTAcggggcgggggtgggggcgctGCCAGCCCCGGCGGGGCGTCGCGGGCGGGCAGGGCCGGCCGGGCGCCGAGCACGCCGCACAGGGCGTCCTACTACTACACGCCGAGGGCCGGGGACGCCGTGGGGTCCCCGCTCCACCCTCCCAGGGCCTCGGACGCGCAGTTCCCGCCGCTGCCGCTGTCGCCGCCGCGGCGCTCGTCCAAGCGGCGCCACCGGAGGCGCTCCGTCAAGCTGGCGCCGTCGGCCAGCGGCAGCAGCGTCGTCTCCTCGCCGGTCTCCACCGGGTGCCGCTGCAGGCGCAAGCCCGAGCTCGTGGTGGTCCAGGCGCCCGACACCCCGCCGTGCCGCCTCGACAACTTCGTCGGCTACGACGACTCGGGTGACGAGACTCTCAAGAAGCCGACGGTCGCCGTGCTGGGCGACGGCGGGCTGGGCGGCAAGCTGATCACCTCCGCGACGGACATCATCATCGACCTGCGGACCAAGAAGAGGCCCGACACCGACAGGGTGCTGCTCCCGCCGATCGTGACCAGGCCGAAGCCAGCGCGGAGGACGCCCGAGGAGCTCCTCGATCTCGAGGACAAGCACATCGACACCCTCGCGCGCGCGGCCCAACGGGTCACCACGGCTTTCTCGGACGAACAAAGCAAGGCCGCCAAACCGAGGCGGTCCGTGTCATCGTCGGCGCGCCGGCTCAAGACGCGCGGGAACACGCCCCGCGTGGCGTCCTGCAAGAAGTCCAAGCCTCCCGCGCCCTCGCCGGCGCCCGCGCGGGAGAAGACGCCGCCTCTGGCGGAGAGCTTCGCGGTGGTGAAGACGTCGCGGGACCCGAGGCGGGACTTCCGCGAGTCCATGGAGGAGATGATCGCGGAGAACGGCATCCGCACCGCCGCCGACCTGGAGGACCTGCTGGCGTGCTACCTCTCCCTCAACGCCGCCGAGTACCACGACCTCATCGTCGACGTGTTCGAGCATATCTGGGCCGGCCTCGCGGACATCAGCATGTAG